Proteins from a single region of Oscillatoria sp. FACHB-1406:
- a CDS encoding diguanylate cyclase, translating into MDNTNSEESEKPLLENARSLQEKIKQLEAKNCLLRSALDTQISRNLVLSTSLALVTESLQNEIAKRESSERSLRNLIENISKQKEDLEILIQILVDHADSLDIQWHQKVMYATHLAAIDSLTQLYNRRGFEECLNQQWNVHLTQQHSLALLMFDIDYFKQYNDTYGHIAGDECLKTIARLFREIFDTHCYFTARYGGEEFAAILPHAELPEAIAIAELLQSEVAKLQLPHLGSLCQSYVTISIGVIAATPTPELSPLMLLQEVDRLLYQAKQNGRNRITFPEDGIATE; encoded by the coding sequence ATGGATAATACTAATTCTGAAGAGAGTGAGAAACCGCTCCTAGAAAACGCTCGCTCTTTGCAGGAAAAAATTAAGCAATTAGAAGCTAAAAATTGTTTGTTGCGATCGGCGCTCGATACCCAGATTTCTCGTAACCTTGTCTTGTCAACTTCGCTAGCACTGGTTACGGAAAGTTTGCAAAACGAGATCGCGAAGCGGGAAAGCTCCGAACGCTCGCTGAGAAACTTAATTGAGAATATCTCCAAGCAAAAAGAGGATCTGGAGATTTTAATTCAAATTTTGGTCGATCATGCCGATTCTTTGGATATTCAATGGCATCAAAAGGTGATGTATGCCACGCACTTAGCAGCGATCGATTCCCTCACCCAACTCTATAATCGTCGCGGTTTTGAGGAGTGCTTAAATCAGCAGTGGAATGTTCATTTAACCCAACAGCACTCTTTAGCCCTGCTGATGTTTGATATCGATTATTTCAAGCAATATAACGATACTTACGGTCATATCGCGGGCGATGAATGTCTGAAAACTATTGCTCGTCTGTTTCGGGAAATCTTCGATACTCACTGCTATTTTACGGCTCGGTACGGCGGGGAGGAGTTTGCTGCAATTTTACCGCACGCGGAGTTGCCAGAAGCGATCGCCATCGCGGAATTACTTCAGTCGGAAGTCGCTAAGCTACAACTTCCCCATCTCGGTTCTCTCTGCCAGTCCTACGTCACCATTAGTATCGGCGTAATCGCCGCTACCCCTACGCCAGAACTCTCTCCCTTAATGTTATTGCAGGAGGTCGATCGCTTGCTCTACCAAGCCAAGCAGAACGGGAGAAATCGCATTACTTTCCCCGAAGACGGCATTGCAACAGAATAA